A section of the Actinomycetota bacterium genome encodes:
- the prcA gene encoding proteasome subunit alpha: MAMPFYVSPEQMMKDRAEYARKGIARGRALVAMEYDDGVVFVSENPSRSLYKTSEIYDRIAFAAVGKYNEFEALRVSGIRLADAKGYQYGREDVTVKSLANAYSQALGAIFMGEGKPFEVEMLIAEVSGEDGAELYHILYDGSIVDEHRYVAIGGESEELARALESRYRDGSSLDDAVRLAVSVLGPDREIAPGDLEVSGLSRERERRKFFRLDDQDIARIHSEGA, encoded by the coding sequence GTGGCGATGCCCTTCTACGTCTCGCCCGAGCAGATGATGAAGGACCGGGCCGAGTACGCCCGCAAGGGCATCGCCCGGGGGCGGGCACTGGTGGCCATGGAGTACGACGACGGCGTGGTGTTCGTCAGCGAGAACCCGTCGCGGTCGCTGTACAAGACCTCGGAGATCTACGACCGGATCGCGTTCGCGGCGGTCGGAAAGTACAACGAGTTCGAGGCGCTGCGGGTCTCGGGCATCCGCCTCGCCGACGCCAAGGGGTACCAGTACGGCCGGGAGGACGTCACCGTCAAGTCGCTGGCCAACGCCTACAGCCAGGCGCTCGGTGCGATCTTCATGGGGGAGGGCAAGCCCTTCGAGGTGGAGATGCTGATCGCCGAGGTCAGCGGCGAGGACGGGGCGGAGCTGTACCACATCCTCTACGACGGGTCGATCGTCGACGAACACCGCTACGTGGCGATCGGCGGGGAGTCCGAGGAGCTGGCCCGCGCCCTGGAGTCCCGCTACCGGGACGGCTCGTCACTCGACGACGCCGTCCGGCTGGCCGTGTCGGTCCTCGGACCCGACCGCGAGATCGCGCCCGGCGACCTGGAGGTGTCGGGGCTGTCGCGTGAGCGTGAGCGGCGCAAGTTCTTCCGGCTCGACGACCAGGACATCGCCAGGATCCACAGCGAGGGGGCGTGA
- a CDS encoding WYL domain-containing protein, translating to MTAKVERLINLTVALLETRRPLTLAEIRREVAGYGHDDPESARRMFERDKNDLRQLGVPIETRPVDPLGPDVGYLIEPDAYALQPVELSAEQIAALSIAVQLTGEEAARPGLAKVATRAPDPAAVPIPPARIDVGADALDGVADAVVERRSVRFGYRTASGEASTRTVDPYGVIQRRGAWYLVGRDHDRDAVRAFRIDRLTTAPAVASEPHAFTTPADLDLAAHVAGPVGQTVAAVVAFAPGVAWEVAARRGVSQGTRADGWVVARFDEVDPQRFLPWVLAFGADAEVVGPPDLRAEARTRLRDVWEANR from the coding sequence ATGACGGCGAAGGTCGAGCGGCTCATCAACCTCACGGTGGCGCTCCTCGAGACGCGCCGCCCGCTCACCCTCGCCGAGATCCGCCGTGAGGTCGCTGGCTACGGCCACGACGATCCGGAGTCCGCGCGGCGGATGTTCGAACGTGACAAGAACGACCTGCGACAGCTGGGCGTGCCGATCGAGACCCGTCCGGTGGATCCCCTCGGCCCGGACGTGGGTTACCTGATCGAGCCTGACGCCTACGCGCTGCAGCCGGTGGAGCTGTCCGCAGAGCAGATCGCGGCCCTGTCGATCGCCGTGCAGCTCACCGGCGAGGAGGCCGCCCGCCCCGGCCTGGCCAAGGTCGCGACACGGGCCCCCGACCCGGCGGCGGTCCCGATCCCGCCGGCACGGATCGACGTCGGCGCCGACGCGCTCGACGGCGTCGCCGACGCCGTCGTCGAGCGGCGCAGCGTCCGCTTCGGGTACCGCACCGCCAGCGGTGAGGCGTCGACCCGGACCGTGGATCCCTACGGGGTCATCCAACGGCGGGGGGCCTGGTACCTGGTCGGACGCGACCACGACCGCGACGCCGTCCGCGCGTTCCGCATCGACCGTCTCACCACCGCGCCGGCGGTCGCCAGCGAACCCCACGCCTTCACCACGCCCGCGGACCTCGACCTGGCGGCACACGTGGCGGGACCGGTCGGTCAGACCGTCGCCGCGGTCGTGGCCTTCGCCCCCGGGGTCGCCTGGGAGGTCGCCGCCCGCCGCGGCGTGAGCCAAGGCACCCGTGCGGACGGCTGGGTGGTCGCCCGGTTCGACGAGGTGGACCCGCAGCGGTTCCTGCCCTGGGTCCTCGCCTTCGGTGCGGACGCCGAGGTCGTCGGGCCGCCGGATCTCCGCGCCGAAGCCCGGACACGACTCCGGGACGTCTGGGAGGCCAACCGGTGA
- a CDS encoding WYL domain-containing protein: MTAADDAARMLTLVPWFLERPAATIDEAAQAFGVDRRTILADLDTIGYCGLPGLGGGDLFDIDVVGDRVVVRVAWVEEPLRLTAREALRLVLAGEAVAAALGEDLPALRSALDEVRAAAGIPEGVRVQLAEDGTHWLPPLRTAIADHRRVRLRYRSRGGTAPSPRQVDPWALQVSDGSWYAHGLDHRSGERRSFRLDRIAGLDVLDTPATPRPADLDPAPPRYEPGPGDIAVELVLAPDVRWVADNVRPDIVEELADGGRRVLLHTDALRWMQRIVLSAGPGVTVLRPRELRDAVRRAASAALERYTHPDEASSRPRRKPTT; encoded by the coding sequence GTGACCGCCGCCGACGACGCCGCGCGGATGCTGACGTTGGTGCCGTGGTTCCTGGAACGTCCGGCTGCCACGATCGACGAGGCCGCCCAGGCTTTCGGCGTGGACCGGCGGACCATCCTCGCCGACCTCGACACGATCGGGTACTGCGGCCTGCCCGGCCTCGGTGGGGGAGACCTGTTCGATATCGACGTCGTCGGCGACCGGGTGGTGGTGCGTGTCGCGTGGGTCGAGGAACCGCTGCGGCTCACCGCCCGCGAAGCGCTCCGCCTGGTGCTGGCGGGAGAGGCGGTCGCAGCCGCTCTCGGCGAGGACCTGCCGGCGCTCCGCTCCGCGCTGGACGAGGTGCGTGCCGCTGCCGGGATCCCGGAAGGCGTCCGGGTCCAGCTCGCCGAGGACGGCACCCACTGGCTCCCGCCGCTTCGGACGGCGATCGCCGACCACCGACGCGTGCGGCTGCGCTACCGCAGCCGGGGCGGAACCGCCCCGAGTCCCCGCCAGGTCGACCCCTGGGCCCTGCAGGTCTCCGACGGCTCCTGGTACGCTCACGGGCTGGACCACCGCTCCGGCGAGCGACGCAGCTTCCGCCTCGACCGCATCGCCGGCCTCGACGTGCTGGACACCCCGGCGACGCCCCGCCCTGCCGACCTCGACCCTGCCCCGCCACGGTACGAACCGGGACCTGGCGACATCGCGGTTGAGCTGGTTCTCGCCCCTGACGTGCGCTGGGTGGCCGACAACGTGCGTCCCGACATCGTCGAGGAACTCGCAGACGGCGGCCGGCGGGTCCTGTTGCACACCGACGCGCTGCGGTGGATGCAGCGGATCGTGCTCAGCGCAGGACCGGGCGTGACGGTGCTGCGGCCCCGTGAACTCCGCGACGCCGTGCGCCGAGCCGCTTCCGCCGCGCTCGAGCGCTACACGCATCCGGACGAGGCCTCAAGCCGCCCCCGCCGAAAGCCGACCACCTGA
- the arc gene encoding proteasome ATPase — MTERHSDRHPDDVRRRAEHQPEVFVGSIDDHDELQAELKYLREEVELLRRRLEASPNRIRLLEERVLETKGQLQGALNQNAKLAETLRAAREQLATLREEVERLSSAPQSYASFFRPYDDGTADVSSQGRKLRVNVGPDVDVDELSPGQEVLLNEALNIVGSSRYEDAGEVMIVTELLGKGRALVMGRGDEELVVRLADPLLDQPLKAGDSVLVDSRANYALEIVPKADVEQLVLEEVPDITYDRIGGLAEQVEQIRDAVELPYLHADLFAEHELKPPKGILLYGPPGCGKTLIAKAVANALAKRVAEKTGKSDARSYFLNVKGPELLNKYVGETERQIRLIFQRAREKSAEGYPVIVFFDEMDSLFRTRGSGVSSDVENTIVPQLLAEIDGVESLKDVVVIGASNREDMIDPAILRPGRLDVKIKIERPDKDAAREIFRIYLHAGLPLDQAEVDGHGGDRAAVIEAMIDRTVEKMYAEDEDNRFLEVTYANGEKEILYFKDFNSGAMVQNVVDRAKKYAIKRLIASTERGLRTDDLVRAIRDEWRENEDLPNTTNPDDWARISGKKGERIVYVRTLVSGAEDSGKAIENVNAGQYL; from the coding sequence GTGACCGAGCGTCACTCCGACCGCCATCCTGATGACGTCCGCCGCCGCGCCGAGCACCAGCCAGAGGTGTTCGTCGGCAGCATCGACGATCACGACGAGCTGCAGGCTGAGCTGAAGTACCTGCGCGAAGAGGTGGAGCTGCTGCGGCGCCGCCTCGAGGCGAGCCCCAACCGCATCCGCCTCCTCGAGGAGCGGGTCCTGGAGACCAAGGGCCAGCTGCAGGGCGCCCTCAACCAGAACGCCAAGCTCGCCGAGACCCTCCGCGCCGCACGGGAGCAGCTGGCCACTCTCCGCGAGGAGGTCGAGCGCCTCTCCAGCGCCCCGCAGAGCTACGCGTCGTTCTTCCGGCCCTACGACGACGGGACGGCCGACGTCTCGTCGCAGGGCCGCAAGCTCCGGGTCAACGTCGGACCTGACGTGGACGTTGACGAGCTCAGCCCCGGTCAGGAGGTCCTGCTCAACGAGGCGCTGAACATCGTCGGTTCCAGCCGGTACGAGGATGCCGGCGAGGTGATGATCGTCACCGAGCTTCTGGGCAAGGGCCGTGCGCTGGTGATGGGCCGTGGCGACGAGGAGCTCGTGGTCCGCCTGGCCGACCCGCTCCTCGATCAGCCGCTCAAGGCTGGCGACTCGGTCCTGGTGGACTCCCGCGCCAACTACGCGTTGGAGATCGTGCCCAAGGCCGACGTCGAGCAGCTGGTGCTCGAAGAGGTCCCCGACATCACCTACGACCGGATCGGGGGCCTGGCCGAGCAGGTCGAACAGATCCGCGACGCCGTCGAACTGCCGTACCTGCACGCGGACCTGTTCGCCGAACATGAGCTCAAGCCGCCCAAGGGCATCCTGCTGTACGGCCCGCCCGGATGCGGCAAGACGCTGATCGCCAAGGCGGTCGCCAACGCTCTCGCCAAGCGGGTGGCGGAGAAGACGGGGAAGTCCGACGCGCGGAGCTACTTCCTCAACGTCAAGGGCCCCGAGCTGCTCAACAAGTACGTCGGTGAGACCGAGCGGCAGATCCGACTAATCTTCCAGCGCGCTCGCGAGAAGTCCGCTGAGGGCTACCCGGTGATCGTGTTCTTCGACGAGATGGACTCGCTGTTCCGCACCCGCGGGTCGGGTGTCTCCTCGGACGTGGAGAACACCATCGTCCCGCAGCTGCTTGCGGAGATCGACGGGGTGGAGTCGCTGAAGGACGTCGTCGTGATCGGCGCGTCCAACCGTGAGGACATGATCGACCCGGCGATTCTGCGCCCCGGCCGCCTCGACGTGAAGATCAAGATCGAACGGCCAGACAAGGACGCCGCCCGCGAGATCTTCCGCATCTACCTCCACGCGGGGCTCCCGCTCGACCAGGCCGAGGTCGATGGCCACGGAGGCGATCGCGCCGCGGTGATCGAGGCGATGATCGACCGCACCGTGGAGAAGATGTACGCCGAGGACGAGGACAACCGCTTCCTGGAGGTGACCTACGCCAACGGGGAGAAGGAGATCCTGTACTTCAAGGACTTCAACTCCGGAGCGATGGTGCAGAACGTGGTCGACCGTGCCAAGAAGTATGCGATCAAGCGCTTGATCGCGTCCACGGAACGTGGGTTGCGCACCGACGACCTGGTCCGGGCCATCCGCGACGAGTGGCGCGAGAACGAGGACCTGCCCAACACCACCAACCCGGACGACTGGGCGCGCATCTCGGGCAAGAAGGGCGAACGGATCGTCTACGTGCGCACGCTCGTGAGTGGTGCCGAGGACAGCGGGAAGGCGATCGAGAACGTCAACGCGGGCCAGTACCTGTAA
- a CDS encoding ubiquitin-like protein Pup, with protein sequence MSDGGRTQRRARTREADDEQSTQTAESTSEDVIEDVDELLDEIDEVLEENAEEFVKNYVQKGGQ encoded by the coding sequence GTGAGCGACGGGGGACGTACCCAGAGGCGAGCCCGGACCCGGGAGGCCGACGACGAGCAGTCGACCCAGACGGCCGAGTCGACCTCCGAGGACGTGATCGAGGACGTCGACGAGCTCCTCGACGAGATCGACGAGGTCCTCGAGGAGAACGCCGAGGAGTTCGTCAAGAACTACGTCCAGAAGGGCGGCCAGTAG
- a CDS encoding SAM-dependent methyltransferase — MPGADAPLQAGERVILRDRKERRYLVVLEVGGEWHSHAGVLRHDDLIGRPEGSAARTSKNMAVVAFRPTLEDFTLKMPRGAQVVYRKDQAMIVALGDVRPGCTVVEAGAGSGALSLALLAAVGREGRVISYERRADHLAYARRNVENFLGGPPPNWELHAGDLADALPGLSCHRLVLDVLEPWELVAGAARAIRPGGILIAYTPTVTQVMRLVETLQADGGFGLVRSSETLHRTWTVSGLAVRPDHRMVAHTAFLTTARRIETLEPA, encoded by the coding sequence CTGCCGGGCGCCGACGCCCCACTCCAGGCCGGGGAGCGGGTCATCCTCCGCGACCGCAAGGAGCGCCGTTACCTGGTCGTCCTGGAGGTCGGCGGCGAGTGGCACAGTCACGCGGGGGTGCTGCGTCACGACGACCTGATCGGACGCCCGGAGGGCAGCGCCGCACGTACCTCCAAGAACATGGCCGTGGTGGCGTTCCGCCCAACGCTGGAGGACTTCACCCTCAAGATGCCGCGCGGCGCGCAGGTGGTGTACCGCAAGGACCAGGCGATGATCGTGGCGCTCGGCGACGTCCGCCCGGGCTGCACGGTCGTGGAGGCCGGCGCCGGGTCGGGCGCGTTGAGCCTGGCGCTGCTGGCGGCCGTGGGCCGCGAGGGGCGCGTGATCTCCTACGAGCGGCGCGCCGACCATCTGGCGTACGCCCGCCGCAACGTCGAGAACTTCCTCGGCGGTCCGCCGCCGAACTGGGAACTGCACGCGGGCGATCTCGCCGACGCGCTCCCCGGACTGTCCTGCCACCGACTGGTCCTCGACGTGCTCGAACCATGGGAGCTCGTGGCGGGGGCGGCCCGGGCGATCCGTCCGGGCGGGATCCTGATCGCCTACACCCCCACCGTCACGCAAGTGATGCGGCTGGTGGAGACGCTGCAGGCAGACGGAGGCTTCGGGTTGGTGCGGTCGTCCGAGACGCTGCACCGGACCTGGACGGTGTCGGGCCTGGCAGTGCGCCCCGACCACCGCATGGTGGCGCACACGGCGTTCCTCACCACGGCACGGCGGATCGAGACGCTCGAACCCGCCTGA
- the pafA gene encoding Pup--protein ligase — protein MRRRIFGIENEYGVTCTFRGQRRLSPDEVARYLFRRVVSWGRSSNVFLENGARLYLDVGSHPEYATPECDSPRQVVIHDKAGERILEDLVHAAEQRLHEEGIAGDISLFKNNTDSAGNSYGCHENYLVTRVGEFQRLADALIPFLVTRQIFTGAGKVLHTPRGAVFSLSQRAEHIWEGVSSATTRSRPIINTRDEPHADAERYRRLHVIVGDSNMSEYAAWLKVATTDLVLRMLEEQSIMRDLTLENPIRSIREVSHDLTGRRRLRLATGRELSALEIQQAYLERVERFAAATDMDPDAKEALDQWRYIVETIAEDPFRLHRELDWVAKYRLIERFRTRHGLPLSHPRVAMVDLAYHNVARDRGLFHVLQRRGELQRLFDTEIDEAKFEPPPHTRAALRGRFIRQAKARRRDYTVDWVHLKLNDQAQRTVLCKDPFRWQDERVEKLIASM, from the coding sequence ATGCGGCGCAGGATCTTCGGCATCGAGAACGAGTACGGCGTCACGTGCACGTTCCGTGGCCAGCGCCGTCTGAGTCCAGACGAGGTCGCCCGCTACCTGTTCCGCCGCGTGGTCTCCTGGGGCCGCTCCAGCAACGTCTTCCTGGAGAACGGCGCACGTCTGTACCTCGACGTGGGCAGCCACCCGGAATACGCCACGCCCGAGTGCGACTCGCCGCGGCAGGTGGTGATCCACGACAAAGCCGGGGAGCGGATCCTGGAGGACCTCGTGCACGCCGCGGAGCAGCGGCTGCACGAGGAGGGCATCGCCGGCGACATCTCGTTGTTCAAGAACAACACCGATTCGGCGGGGAACTCGTACGGCTGCCACGAGAACTACCTGGTCACGCGGGTCGGCGAGTTCCAGCGCCTGGCGGACGCGCTGATCCCCTTCCTGGTGACCCGCCAGATCTTCACCGGTGCGGGGAAGGTCTTGCACACCCCCCGGGGGGCGGTCTTCAGCCTGTCGCAGCGCGCGGAGCACATCTGGGAGGGGGTGTCGTCGGCGACCACCCGGTCACGGCCGATCATCAACACCCGTGACGAGCCGCACGCCGACGCGGAGCGCTACCGCCGGTTGCACGTGATCGTGGGCGACTCGAACATGAGCGAGTACGCCGCCTGGCTGAAGGTCGCCACCACGGACCTGGTGCTGCGCATGCTCGAAGAGCAGTCGATCATGCGCGATCTCACGCTGGAGAACCCGATCCGGTCGATCCGGGAGGTCAGCCACGACCTGACCGGACGGCGGCGACTCCGGCTGGCCACGGGGCGCGAGCTGAGTGCGCTCGAGATCCAGCAGGCTTACCTGGAGCGGGTCGAGCGGTTCGCCGCGGCGACCGACATGGACCCCGACGCCAAGGAAGCCCTCGACCAGTGGCGCTACATCGTCGAGACCATCGCCGAGGATCCGTTCCGCCTGCACAGGGAGCTGGATTGGGTCGCCAAGTACCGCCTGATCGAGCGTTTCCGCACCCGTCACGGCCTACCGCTGTCCCACCCCCGGGTCGCCATGGTCGACCTCGCGTACCACAACGTCGCCCGTGACCGGGGCCTGTTCCACGTTCTGCAGCGTCGCGGGGAGCTGCAGCGGCTGTTCGACACCGAAATCGACGAGGCCAAGTTCGAGCCGCCGCCCCACACGCGGGCGGCGCTCCGCGGCCGCTTCATCCGTCAGGCCAAGGCCCGCCGCCGCGACTACACGGTGGACTGGGTCCACCTCAAGCTCAACGACCAGGCCCAGCGCACCGTCCTGTGCAAGGACCCCTTCCGCTGGCAGGACGAGCGCGTCGAGAAGCTGATCGCGTCGATGTAG
- the prcB gene encoding proteasome subunit beta encodes MRRRAPDAMPGMLRGSDSGDARDVLGELTAEGTTVLALTYRDGVVVAGDRRATAGHLISKKDVRKVFPADRLSAIAISGAAGFAMELAKVFATELEHYEKVEGDTLSLEGKANRLAHMVRAHLPFAMQGLVVVPLFAGVEAADTHGRIFEYDPVGGRYLSADYAATGSGGRDARGALKRDHDPDAPQEHAVRLAVSALFDAAEEDSATGGPDLIRRIYPIVAVIDGDGYREMSEESVGQHVEDVVASREERTIADIPPQR; translated from the coding sequence ATGCGGCGGCGGGCGCCCGACGCGATGCCCGGGATGCTGCGTGGTTCCGACAGCGGGGACGCACGCGACGTACTCGGCGAGCTCACCGCCGAAGGCACAACCGTCCTGGCGTTGACCTACCGCGACGGCGTCGTGGTGGCCGGCGACCGTCGCGCCACCGCCGGGCATCTGATCTCCAAGAAGGACGTGCGCAAGGTCTTCCCCGCCGACCGGTTGAGCGCCATCGCGATCAGCGGGGCGGCGGGCTTCGCAATGGAGCTCGCCAAGGTCTTCGCCACCGAGCTCGAGCACTACGAGAAGGTCGAGGGAGACACGCTGTCGCTGGAAGGCAAGGCCAACCGGCTGGCGCACATGGTCCGCGCCCATCTCCCGTTCGCGATGCAGGGCCTGGTGGTGGTCCCGCTGTTCGCCGGAGTGGAGGCGGCGGACACCCACGGTCGGATCTTCGAGTACGACCCGGTCGGGGGCCGCTACCTGTCGGCCGACTACGCCGCCACGGGATCAGGTGGGCGCGACGCCCGTGGGGCCCTGAAACGTGACCACGATCCTGACGCGCCGCAGGAGCACGCTGTCCGCTTGGCGGTCAGCGCCCTGTTCGACGCCGCGGAGGAGGACAGCGCCACCGGCGGGCCCGACCTGATCCGGCGCATCTACCCGATCGTGGCCGTGATCGACGGTGACGGGTACCGGGAGATGAGCGAGGAGTCGGTCGGCCAGCACGTCGAGGACGTGGTCGCGTCGCGCGAGGAACGCACGATCGCGGACATACCGCCGCAGCGGTGA
- a CDS encoding TraM recognition domain-containing protein has translation MADDPEAAESLIGATDKTPRDTALSYVATARVALRAYETPAAVTSTTLLPQVDRDALPDSCRHAEVALSGISDRRMLEYLSGLLGDEQIRQRSTSGRASQLSESETWRPLATVDELRWLPPDRAVLVHTST, from the coding sequence TTGGCTGACGACCCGGAAGCGGCCGAGTCGCTGATCGGCGCCACGGACAAGACCCCACGGGACACCGCGCTGTCGTACGTGGCCACCGCCCGGGTGGCGCTGCGGGCCTACGAGACCCCTGCAGCGGTGACGTCCACGACGTTGCTGCCCCAGGTCGATCGCGATGCGCTGCCCGACAGCTGCCGCCACGCCGAGGTCGCGCTGTCCGGCATCAGCGACCGGAGGATGCTCGAGTACCTGTCGGGGCTGCTCGGCGACGAACAGATCCGGCAACGGTCCACCTCGGGACGGGCCTCGCAGCTGTCGGAGTCCGAAACGTGGCGGCCGCTGGCCACGGTCGACGAGCTGCGGTGGCTCCCCCCGGACCGGGCCGTGCTCGTACACACATCGACTTGA
- a CDS encoding twin-arginine translocase TatA/TatE family subunit, which yields MNPGAPELIIVLVIILLLFGAKRLPDLAGSVGKSIKEFRKASNEPDVEDSDATERDAPTA from the coding sequence ATGAACCCCGGTGCGCCAGAGCTCATCATCGTCCTCGTGATCATCTTGCTCCTGTTCGGCGCGAAGAGGCTCCCAGATCTGGCCGGCTCCGTTGGCAAGAGCATCAAGGAGTTCCGCAAGGCCTCCAACGAGCCTGATGTCGAGGACTCGGACGCCACGGAGCGCGACGCGCCCACCGCGTGA
- a CDS encoding DMT family transporter — translation MPTASRSSFRLSDGLLLLLLGSIWGCSALFVRVVVDHVAPLWLVAGRALGGLTVAAIVVALRRERLPRAPRTWLHLAVVGAGAMAVPWTLLAAAGDEIPSGLATLLGAPTPAMTLAIAAAVGLERVTARRAGGMLLAFAGIVLVVSGSATASGRLGSVAMILASVVLFSAGGVYTRRYLHRLDPAVSVAGQLTAAAVVALPLAVRIEVEPSLAAPASVWIAWLLLACVSTSGGFILYYRLIQRVGASNAAMVSYLSPAVGLALGWFARGEQVAMEAVVGVLLTVPGIWLAQRVGAEDAAPPRRRSPAVFVTAHRRTARPTDVAAGAIAP, via the coding sequence ATGCCCACCGCCTCACGCTCGTCGTTCCGGCTGTCCGACGGGCTGCTGCTGCTCCTGCTCGGCTCGATCTGGGGCTGTTCTGCACTGTTCGTGCGCGTCGTCGTCGACCACGTCGCGCCGCTCTGGCTGGTCGCGGGCCGGGCGCTCGGCGGCCTGACGGTGGCCGCCATCGTGGTGGCGCTGCGCCGAGAGCGCCTGCCGCGCGCACCGAGGACCTGGCTGCACCTGGCCGTGGTCGGAGCCGGCGCGATGGCGGTGCCGTGGACGCTGCTCGCAGCCGCCGGCGACGAGATCCCCTCGGGCCTGGCCACCCTGCTCGGCGCGCCCACGCCCGCCATGACCCTCGCGATCGCCGCGGCCGTCGGCTTGGAGCGGGTGACGGCCCGGCGCGCCGGCGGGATGCTGCTCGCGTTCGCCGGCATCGTGCTGGTCGTTTCGGGCTCGGCCACGGCGTCCGGCCGGCTCGGCAGCGTCGCCATGATCCTGGCCAGCGTCGTCCTGTTCTCCGCCGGCGGCGTGTACACCCGTCGCTACCTCCACCGGCTCGACCCCGCTGTGAGCGTGGCCGGCCAACTCACCGCCGCGGCCGTGGTCGCGCTGCCGCTGGCGGTCCGCATCGAGGTGGAGCCGTCGCTGGCGGCGCCGGCGAGCGTGTGGATCGCGTGGTTGCTGCTGGCCTGCGTCAGCACCTCCGGCGGATTCATCCTCTACTACCGGCTCATCCAGCGTGTTGGTGCCAGCAACGCCGCCATGGTGAGCTACCTCTCCCCTGCCGTCGGGTTGGCGTTGGGCTGGTTCGCGCGCGGCGAGCAGGTCGCGATGGAGGCCGTCGTCGGGGTGCTGCTCACCGTCCCCGGCATCTGGCTCGCCCAGCGTGTGGGCGCGGAGGATGCCGCGCCACCGCGGCGTCGCTCGCCTGCGGTCTTTGTCACGGCGCATCGCCGCACCGCTCGGCCAACCGACGTGGCTGCAGGTGCCATTGCTCCGTGA
- a CDS encoding proteasome accessory factor PafA2 — protein MGTETEFGITVQGQPDVNPVLASSLVVSSYQPTARHQVKWDHSEEHPLRDARGYEEPSSQEPPSDEDLGLANTVLTNGARFYVDHAHPEYSSPECSNPRDLVIWDKAGERILEVAAQHAANALAGGRVLIHKNNTDGKGAAYGTHENYLVDRAVPFPTLVRQLIPVFVSRLLYVGAGRIGNEFDDPDVDYQLSQRADFFEVEVGLETTLKRPIINTRDEPHADPERYRRLHVINGDANLCEVATFLKLGTTAIILSMIEDGAAPDPPELAKPVAAFHAISHDLTGRGTVMLKDGRQVTALDLQWRYLEAAKRYCKDLDLDPVHAEVLQRWESVLTTAEEDPRRLAGQVDWATKLQLLDQYRQRHGLDWRDDRMKMVDLQYHDVRRDKGLYHRLAERGKVERLVAESEIERAVWHPPADTRAYFRGRCLEKFRNHIVAAGWDALIFDVGRDALQRVPMMDPGKGTAAHVGDVLDAAETAEDLLASLTG, from the coding sequence ATCGGCACGGAGACCGAGTTCGGGATCACCGTGCAGGGTCAGCCCGACGTCAACCCGGTGCTCGCCTCGTCGCTGGTCGTGTCGTCCTACCAGCCGACCGCCCGCCACCAGGTCAAGTGGGACCACTCGGAGGAGCACCCGCTCCGCGACGCGCGCGGCTACGAGGAACCGTCGTCGCAGGAGCCACCCAGCGACGAGGACCTGGGGCTGGCGAACACCGTGCTGACCAACGGGGCGCGCTTCTACGTCGATCACGCCCACCCAGAGTACTCCAGCCCCGAGTGCAGCAACCCCCGCGACCTCGTGATCTGGGACAAGGCCGGGGAGCGCATCCTCGAGGTCGCCGCGCAGCACGCAGCGAACGCGCTCGCCGGCGGCCGAGTCCTGATCCACAAGAACAACACCGACGGCAAGGGCGCTGCCTACGGGACCCACGAGAACTACCTGGTCGACCGGGCCGTCCCGTTCCCCACACTGGTCAGACAGCTGATCCCCGTCTTCGTGTCGCGCCTGCTGTACGTGGGGGCGGGGCGTATCGGGAACGAGTTCGACGACCCGGACGTGGACTACCAGCTGTCCCAGCGGGCCGACTTCTTCGAGGTCGAGGTCGGGCTGGAGACGACGCTCAAGCGGCCGATCATCAACACCCGCGACGAGCCTCACGCCGATCCGGAGCGCTACCGACGTCTGCACGTCATCAACGGCGACGCCAACCTGTGTGAGGTCGCGACGTTCCTGAAGCTTGGGACCACCGCGATCATCCTGTCGATGATCGAGGATGGTGCGGCACCCGACCCACCGGAGCTGGCGAAGCCGGTGGCTGCCTTCCACGCGATCAGCCATGACCTGACCGGCCGTGGGACCGTCATGCTCAAGGACGGGCGGCAGGTCACCGCTCTCGACCTGCAATGGCGGTACCTGGAGGCGGCCAAGCGGTACTGCAAGGACCTCGACCTCGACCCGGTCCACGCCGAGGTGCTGCAACGCTGGGAGTCGGTCCTGACCACGGCCGAGGAGGACCCGCGACGGCTAGCCGGTCAGGTCGACTGGGCAACGAAGCTGCAGCTGCTCGACCAGTACCGCCAGCGGCACGGCCTGGATTGGCGCGACGACCGTATGAAGATGGTGGACCTGCAGTACCACGATGTTCGGCGGGACAAGGGCCTCTACCACCGCCTCGCGGAGCGCGGCAAGGTCGAACGGCTGGTCGCCGAGAGCGAGATCGAACGGGCGGTGTGGCACCCGCCGGCCGACACCCGCGCGTACTTCCGCGGCCGCTGCCTGGAGAAGTTCCGCAACCACATCGTCGCTGCCGGCTGGGACGCGCTGATCTTCGACGTGGGCCGTGACGCCCTGCAACGGGTGCCGATGATGGACCCGGGGAAGGGCACCGCTGCCCACGTCGGCGACGTCCTGGACGCAGCTGAGACGGCCGAGGACCTGCTGGCGTCCCTGACCGGCTGA